The Styela clava chromosome 3, kaStyClav1.hap1.2, whole genome shotgun sequence genome includes the window AATCAATTTAAGATTTTCCATCATCAAAACAATTTCTTGTAAATTTGGGAACTTATAAATCATGCTGATAGTTTTTCGACTGATTTAGACCAATCGCATCCTTTCTTTCGCGAAAAATGGATACATATATTTATCATGCATAGAAAATAGATTCGTAATGTTTTCCAATACCATACGTCATAAATCGTGTATAAAAAGCGCGAGTGTGACGTCAAGTGATCATATAAAAGGCGTGTGGGagataaaatatgataaaagaTAAGATAACTTGAGTAAAAACACACAAAATCGTAAAAAATGAGGTGGGATAAATAGACACATTGTTACAAATTCCGATTAACGTGTCGATAAGAGTGTACTGAAAGATATGGCAAGAGATGTGATTAACCCACAAACTATCATTGGTATTTGGCTGTATGAAAACAGCGACTAAAATATTTGgatgttttctattttttgatCACACTGAGCAAAACGCAGGCCACCGATGAATGTTGGATACAAAAGAATTTTTGAGCGTTAAAGCAATTATCATTGAAGATATCGTAGATAAAGTTTTTGCACAATGCAATGTCATTTTAAATCATTAATCACAGTTGTTtactatatgtcagaaaatgtTTGTGTGTGCTGGGTAATTATTGTTAGGTTATGCAGTGTAGAAGAGAAAGCGTAAATGACTAGAGACGATCTTTTTTCGTGAAATGATTGCGTTGACAAATGTATTATATTAATTAATGAATAAAAGGAACCAAAGAACAGTtgttaaatattcaatacattGAATTTATTTACCCAGGGGTGTAAACGGTAAGCTTGGTTTGCTAGGCTCGCTGAGTCCGACTGCGTTCGCGGCGAGAATTCGAATCTGGTATTCAATGCCTTCAATCATACGACGAGCTTCGTAATCGGTACATTCAATTGGTGCTGCGTTCAGACGAATCCATCTTTCTGACTGAGTCTTCTTGCGTTCAATTACGTATCCTGATATAAAGAAGTTTCTTTTTATTCACTCGAACAAGGCGTTGAGAAAGAATTAACAAAGattctttattcaaattttgaaaacagcATTGCTTACAGCCACAAAGTTTCATTATACTCTGGATTAGTTAGTTAATGTTCGGTAATTCATTGCGTGGCCGATTGTTTTTAAATCACCAAAATGAGGAATAAACCATCTTACAAATTCCTCAATAGTTCCACGATCTTACCCTTGATTGGACATCCTGCATTTTCACCAGGCTCTTTCCATTCAACTTGGCAGGTTTCTGCGGTGACATTCGAGATGACCGGAGTTGTTGGAGTTGCAGGCACATCTGCagaataatttagataaaaatatgttaGAATTGTTTACGAGAATAACATTtgttaaccctgctaaaacgctcaacaAGCGTACCAAAGAAACAATTGATACTTTTTCATGGAATTTccatgaatatatattaattatctAGCTTACGTCATTTCCGATTTCACATAATTGTAAAATAGATTAATTCTTAtcacaaaattatcaaaaaatataattttgttcggTTATTCGACTTCATAACCTCATGATTGGCTTAATAATCGTTGTATTGTGCAATTCCGTTAGATTTGAGGCCGCGATGACATTTAAAGTTATTATCTTTTTACATGATAAATGAAACGGAATACCAGTAGCATTCAAGTTTATCTCATTCCCACATATCATATACTGTACCACAAGTTTGACATATTACGAAATTCGGTAATAAAAACGTAAAACACGATCTCGATTCGACACGAGATATTTGCATAAACTGAGACAGAGTTTACCTTTCTGTTATTTTGATATCAACAAACACATTAGTAACACCTGTTGTTTTTGACGCAAAGTgtcatataatataaaatttaattttcaataaaatgctTCATTCTTCGTAAGCGgcatttttaaatgtaaaaatctAAGCGTATTTCAAAAGAACCAAATATAGAGTGAATGAATTTCTGgaaatgattcaaaatcaaCCGAATCAGATTCGTTTCAATCTATAATTGAACCACAGAGCATTaacataaaatatcaaaaattttagaACGTAAGAGTGAGATTGATGTGTGAGATAACAAAGTGTTGTGACAATTTCAACATGCAAACTTGGCATcaataaatacacaaaaacaCTCTATGTAAGCTGTTACACGAGTCAAGAGGTTTACAAACATCGCTTCAAATTAGTGACCAAGAAGAGTACGTTTTAGTTGGGATCTTACAGTGAAGATTTATCacgcaatatatatatagaacaaGTTTTTTCAACAAGTCTTTACCCCCCTACGATGAACGGGTTAAATTTCATTTGTGGGTAAAAAAAATTAGCATCGAAGCATGCTTTAACTGTAGTCATGTAAACTCGAcgtgaatatgaaaaatttgaggataaattttaattgtttaatCTGTAAGGAGATAAATGAAAGAATAAttgttgagaaccactgatgcAAAAACTTAATTTGTTTCACTACATCAGCGTAATTATAATGACTTGGTCCAAGATGACATCGATTAACAAACTTGAGTGAATATGTATCACTTTCAGGTTGATTTcgacaaaaagagtttaaaacaaacaaatctCACCAACTATctttaataaaaattcaaactcTTGTCTACGGATGTATTCAGAATCAGTGCCTTCTTGGTCCGACTTATCCCAAGTCAGTACGCAGGTATATAGACCACTGTCAGAAATCTTTGCACCAAGAATCTCCATGTATGTGATCTGGTGTTCTGCGCTGGTGTTAGACCAAATTCTTTTACCGGTTGAAGGAATAGTTTCAGTGGGGCCATCCTGTGAAAGTGCAAATGTGAGAAAGTGCTATGTGAATCAGTGCTTAGCGTGAACTTAGTATCAGTCAGAAAATCGTGTCATTCGTGattaaaaaatcatatttatacatatttgCATACCGCCCTAGCAAGATAATAAATTTCGGTGAGTCAAGAGTTATAGTGTGAAGTAATATTGGATTGGCTTGACGAAAATCACACAGATTTATAAACATCTCAAGAAAAAAACGACCTttcttttttgtaatattttttgctcataaatttagaaaatatttcacCACAGAAATACGCCGACAGGGTGGCATAGATAAAGGTAGCACTAGTTACCGCGTAATACAGCCTAGCATGTTACGTAAACGAAATTCTTTTCTTGTGACAAGTAATAACAGATAAATTGACGATTAGATTTCAAAGCAAGTATATGACAGCGCTGATACAGTATTTCATATTAATATCAATCATATGGTCGGTACATTGAAAACCCGAAAAACATGAAAAGTTCATATCAACTAATATAAaacgtttttaaattttgcaaataGTGATTTGACTTCAGTGTGACAACATGCTCATAACCGTGGAGTGCCCTCCCACCTATTACTCTGACAGTGAATATGGCAGTTTCACAGCCTTCCTCGCTTGAAAGATTCAAAGTATATTCGCCAGAATCATTTCTTCTACATTTATCAATAATTAATGTAGTTTTCGAGCCATTTTGGGAGTCAATAACTCTAACTCGGTTTTTTGTGTCTTCTTCAATAACCTGCATGACGTTTCCAGTTCTTTTAGTAAAATTTGGCATTGTGCAATATATAATGTAATAAACATATTAACAACAtaatctttttattttcttttgtttataacaaacttttattttttattcaattaagtaaataattaattgaagttttattttattttaaactctTTATTGAGTTAAATTCAACAAAAGTGAAAGTGACGTCGTTCGTGCTAAAAAGGAGCTAAAATTTGATAGACTACTGCAGAGACTTGCCTATATCAATTTGTCAGTATATTTTAGTATTTGAGGATAAACgttattttatcaatacctGTACGAGTCAGGAagcatataatttattttcattttatttatggaCATATCGAGTCTCACAGCGTTACTACCACGAGTTCCAACGAGTTTTACTACGTGTTTTAACACTATACTGCCATCTGGCGAGTAAACCAAAAATAATACCGCTTACCTTGGGTCCCTTTTTCCATTCTGGAACAGGAGCTGGTTCTCCCGATATCGGAATGTCGAGCTTAATTTTATTTCCTGCTCGGACAACAATGGCTCGGTCTTTTTGAGAATTGTCAAGAAAAATTTTTGGTGGTACTGAGAAGAAatgaaacatttatatatatatatgaaaagtacCAAATGCTCTGCGCCAAATGCTAACTAGAATAACAATTAGCCAAAGCAAATCGGCATGttgataataataatagcaCCTAgtataatcaaattttatttaaaaaatggtttGAATACGTACCTTTCTTTTTTTCGACTACGATATGTCCGCCTGTCAATTCCAATGCAGCAGTTATAGAACTAGTTACAGATCCTTCCGTTGCAAAGGAATATTCTCCTTGATCATTGTCATTTACTTTTGAAATTGTGAGTATGCGTGATTTCTTGTCCTATTCAATTGTAACAATATTCATTTAACTCCACTCGTAGgaataaatttgaatgtttAAATGAGTAAATGTTCTAATCGTAAAAGTATTTAATAAGTGTTAAAACATTCTTACCTCAATGATCTTGATTCTATCATCAGCAACAATTGGTTTGCCATCTTTTAACCACTGTCCTTTCACAGCTTCATCTGATACTTGACAAGCAAATTCAGCAGTATCTTTGAAGTTAACCTGAAAAATGCAACTAcgattaaaaatatgaaattcatgGGTCCAAGATAATTATTCATAGTGattttgaaaaactaaaaatattgaTCTATTTTATTTTGTCTTTGTAAATTAGCTGCCATTCAGCCAATTCTAGCTCATTCAATTTTAGCCCCTAGTATATGTCCTGGATTCTAGATACCTTCAAGTCAGAAAAAGATTGGGTGATTTGAGAAGTTTCTTGGACGACGATTTCTGCACAAGATTGAGCCCCGTTGGTAACAATTTGATAAAAACCTTCATCATCAGTTgaaatctaaaaataaatgtgaattcatttatattcttgaatatatattaaaaagttaTGTTGTATATTAAAGTAGAAATAATAAGTACCTTTTTAACGTTAAAAGTAACTTTGACTCCTTCTTTCTTGATGTTGTATTTCTCTCCTTGTTCTATTTGAGATCCGTCTTTCAGAATTCTGAATTTTCCATTTTCGTTGGATAGCTGgcaacagaaaaataaaattatgatatgTAACATTAACGAAACAGATATATTTATATCGTAAACAACTGAAAATTCACATGCAAAGATTGATAACGAGATAATTAAGACGAGTAGATAATTCAAATtctcatattttaaaatgaatttgcgTCGGAATGGTACATcccaaaacttttttaaaattaaaatatagagAATATGGCAAAATTGTAACAATCAACTCACTTCACAATTGAATTCAGCATCTTCACCCTCTTTGACTTGAATATCTTCAAGTCCTTTCGTGATAGTTACAGGGTGTTCTGTAAagtcaaaattcattttacttGCGATTTTCACACAATTACTAACTATTAAAAACTTAACAACTTTAATAATAACTGTGATATTTTCTCTTATATTTTCCTTTCTACAAAGAAGGAAAATTTTGTGAATAGAGTAAAATACCTCGAACAAATAGTTCACATGTTGTGACGTCCTTTCCTACAACGCAAGAATATGCAGAATCGTCTGACAAGACAGTTTGGTCGATGATCAAAGTTCGTTTgttttctgaaaatattatttagacATTGATCAATATGGCAGCAAACGTTTTCGAtgattttaatgaattttggacATCCCACAAAAACCCACCTTTAGTCATTATCTGAAAATGTTTGCTTGCTTCaatattttctccatttttcTGCCATTTTACTGTCATCTGCTCATTTGCAACTTCTGCCTCAAGCACAACTTTTTCTCCAATGGTGCACGCAATGGTTTCTGGCAATTTCTTGGAAAAtgctataaaataaattcactTCATCAGCTCAACAGCTTGAATAATCTATTTATATATGTCTTAGATCCTATTTTAATACCAAAttcgtatttcaatatttcaaatatttaattcaaatggcCATATAATAATTTATCATAATTTTGCTAATGTATTTCCTAATTTTGTAATCTCATtccaaaatatacatatatatactaagTTATTGATCATATGATATCGAAATTAGATATGAGATGGACAGGACTTATATTTCTGTTCGTACAAGTTGCTTTCTGCGTTTCTCGTTTCTTCGTATTTGACAATCTTCTCAACATCGCTCTCATGTCAACAATTCCAAACTTGAAAGCAATTGCTTCATATTCACGAGATGACGCACTTTTCAAAAGAGACCATACGTCCCATTCACCAGATTCTTcctcttttctgtatttctctCTATAAA containing:
- the LOC120342588 gene encoding myosin-binding protein C, cardiac-type-like; its protein translation is MPAAPGTEPKKIVKKKVVKKVVKKKKEDPKAEETKPAETKNKTEKKEKDIPKENSPKEEPVAPPPTEPAAAVEPATPREEVIAEKPKDVETTEAPVVEEKKIEIKKGYVPDEKELEKDVDFRNRLKKVEKYRKEEESGEWDVWSLLKSASSREYEAIAFKFGIVDMRAMLRRLSNTKKRETQKATSFSKKLPETIACTIGEKVVLEAEVANEQMTVKWQKNGENIEASKHFQIMTKENKRTLIIDQTVLSDDSAYSCVVGKDVTTCELFVREHPVTITKGLEDIQVKEGEDAEFNCELSNENGKFRILKDGSQIEQGEKYNIKKEGVKVTFNVKKISTDDEGFYQIVTNGAQSCAEIVVQETSQITQSFSDLKVNFKDTAEFACQVSDEAVKGQWLKDGKPIVADDRIKIIEDKKSRILTISKVNDNDQGEYSFATEGSVTSSITAALELTGGHIVVEKKKVPPKIFLDNSQKDRAIVVRAGNKIKLDIPISGEPAPVPEWKKGPKDGPTETIPSTGKRIWSNTSAEHQITYMEILGAKISDSGLYTCVLTWDKSDQEGTDSEYIRRQEFEFLLKIVDVPATPTTPVISNVTAETCQVEWKEPGENAGCPIKGYVIERKKTQSERWIRLNAAPIECTDYEARRMIEGIEYQIRILAANAVGLSEPSKPSLPFTPLAPCSVPTNFKVSATTDDSIELSWIPPMEIGAAGLDGYKLEMQLKTAEGGEWKLVQKGLLSNKLTKINLEKLETCKKYCFRMSAVNKAGSSPFAEVGPVVCAFLVEEPKISLPRPYLKPVKVKVGGKLHINVPYQGKPKPVLTWTMDEKPLEEHVAVRNSPDSTVLFIRKAERWDSGRYQLELKVGEDIVKAHIDVAVIDIPSKPRQVKLVEVLGNSASLKWEEPSDSGNTDIIGYVVEKRDARSEDWFVVYDKLRHKQCQVSDLVLGNNYFFRVKAMNEVGVGDGAATKDSANIPKEKTVYKKPEYAAMDFRMKPEFTQTLNNRRIVENYNGTLSCALKCNPRPKIRWFKNKIEIIDNPKYKLTQSMGIVQLEIRRARLNDAGTYTVTATNELGEASCSAEVTIKEIKAQG